TCTCAGCACATGAGACTACCAAGGAAACCACACCACCATGGGATGTAGTGCTACAGAACCAGAAACTTCTTTACTGTTTGTGAGAAACTCTAGACAGAACCCAATCAAGTCGTTTGACACCTTTGAGTTTTAAGAAAGGATGCTATTCAGACTCCGTGGATCCTCATGAGTAAAACACAAATgtaacagacaaaaaacaaagcaaatcagACTTTACTTATTTCAGCAGTTAATCACTTAAAATCCCTTTGGAATTATGGAGACAATACCATACTGACAAGATTTGACAAGTGGTTTTTATCACAGAGAGGTTAGAAGCAAAGGTTCTGGAACTGCAGTGCCTTCCTGGGTACCACCACCTAaagttgtgtgactttgagaaagttATTTAGTCTCATTGCGTCTTAGTTTCTCCATCTTATAAAGGGGTAATAGGTACCCTACTTCTTAGAGTTAGTGGAAGGTCAAATGGCAAAATGAATGTGAAAGTAATTAGAATGTAACAGGCACATAGCAGTCAATGAGTATTAACtactgttaataataataatataataataaatgtatatatataactgtTATTCTGAAAAATGTAGATCTATCCTCAAAGCCTGCACCTTTATCTCCTCTTCCACGCTAAACTTTGAAGGTCCTAATGTCTCTTTTTGAACATGCACgtatgttctttgttttttgcatgACCATGTCACTTTAAACAACTAACAAATTTATGGATCAAACATtgataaaagctttttttttttttgtaaggacTAAGATTTTcggaaaaacacaaattaaagaaagtattatatttttaattcagaaaattcCCAGAGAATCTCAAAAAAAGCAATACTTAGCAATACACTAAAACGGTCAGTTCTGCGTAGTTAAAATAACAAAGGTTTTGAGTCCGTTTCTGCAGTTTCCCTCGCTATAAAATGAAGAGGCTGGTCGACAGGATCTCCTAAGATGTTTTCCAGCTTTACGAACCTTCAACTCGCATTGAGACAATTTAAGCTATAATTCGGCTTACCGCAATTTTAAGTACGGGAAATTCAAGACATTGAATTGAACCGAAATTGAACATATGCTTGCGTAAATATAGCCCATGGAAGAGCCGTGGGGGTGGGCCTGGGCACTTTCAATCCGGCATTGGTGCGGCCGCCCTCCCGGGCCTGGCCACGCCCCCACGCCGGCGTCGCTCGGGGTCCTTCCGTGCGCATTGATATGATTGGCCGGCGAATAgtgattctcttttcctctccggCTGCGTGAAGCTCGGCTTTCATCATGGTGAGTCTCTGCAGATCCATGGAGTTATCCGGCACGTATCTGAGCCATCCTTCGTCCCCGGGTCCTGCCGTTTGTGCTACGGCCGCCCGAAGTTCCGTCGCTCTTTTTTTGGCTGTGTTTGACGGAGGCTGGTTGCCGAGAGTCCCGGAGCCGTCGGCGGGGAGGCCGGGCTGAGCCGCCGACCCGGACACGCCGGGCTTCAGAGTCCAGGGCCTGGGGACCGCGAGGCCCCTGCTGCGTTTGTCGGCTTCGTGGAGCCTGGTGGATTGGGCGGGGTGGGTTGAGACTCCTTTCACCTGCGTTCCCAGTTGGGATAGGCGGCTTGCGGGTGATGGCAGCCCAAGAGATGAAGCCTTTGCTGGCGGCACCCGGGCGAGTTGTGGCGGCGAGCGAAGCTGTTAGCATGTGTAAGCTAAAACATTGTCAGCCGGATGGAACCTCTTGTATTTTGTGGAAACCGAGGCCctagaaagggagacagaaagctTGCTTTTAAGTACATGACGAGTGAGCTCTGTCAGTTAAGATTTAGCACCCATTTCTAATCTGTAAGTTcctttcttcagtcttttcaaGAGTGAGGACTGTTCAAGTGAACTTACTTTGGTGTGGTTTTTCAAACTGAAATTGAAATCTAGCAACCAGTTGTTGCCACGAAAGCCTTTCCTTTAACTCCTTTTTGggtaaaatttctttttagggTAAGCATGCTATATGCCAACATTCCTAGGTGGTTACTTGTGTAAAAGCTGTTGGGCCATTTAGAAGGGAGTAGGTTTTCTTGTGGGGTGTAAAGTTGGCCATGCAAGATGGGTAGTTTACATGCAGGTAGTGGCAGCCTTTGTGTTAAATTTGTGAGGCTGTTATGAATGTAGTTGAGACTATAAGGTTTTGTACAAGTCGAAGTAGTTTTACTCCACAGAAAGGGTTCTTacacaagggttttttttttttttccattgcccCTAAGGGGACAGTGCAAAATCTGGAGACATTCTTGATGAAAACTGGAGAGTTTGGGGGTGCTACTGGCCCCTAGTGGTTAGAGAGCAAGGGTGCTactaaatattctaaaatgtacaGGACCGTCCCCACAGATAAGTAGTGGGACCAAAATAgtagtgttgagtttgagaaatccGGCTCCAGAGTAATTCCCATAACAAAGTGAAGATACCAGAGAGCTGTGGAGTGCGTTCTCTAGATACTGAGCGTATGTGTGTTAGATGTGTCTTAGGAGTTAGGCTCAGGGGAGGTTTGtggtttttcccttttcattcaaaCATTCCCGCCACTAGCTCGTGTGGCTCTTGAACGTTTGAAATGTGGTGCCTACCCCTGCAGAATTGCATTTTAAATGTGACTTCGTGTTTATAAATCATCCACATATGGCTCGTGGGTACCCATTGGCAGTTCTAGATCCCAGAAAATCTCAGCTGGTTTAAGAAAAGGTTGAGTGGGTTGTTAACTAGTGCATTATGTATGTTTTTAGAATGACACCGTAACTATCCGGACCAGGAAGTTCATGACCAACCGACTACTTCAGCGGAAACAGATGGTAAGGAAGGGCAcatcaaagttttatttttttcttttgctttaaaagACACATTTCGTAATAATAAGCACTAAAACCTGTTACTCCTTTTTAGGTCATTGATGTCCTTCACCCCGGAAAGGCAACAGTACCTAAGACAGAAATTCGGGAAAAACTAGCCAAAATGTACAAGACCACACCAGATGTCATATTTGTATTTGGATTCAGAACCCATTTTGGTGGTGGCAAGACAACTGGCTTTGGCATGATTTATGATTCCTTGGATTATGCGAAGAAAAATGAACCCAAACATAGACTCGCAAGAGTAGGTGTTCTCATTTGTTCAACAGCTGCTGAAGACTTGAGTTTTTCAACAGCACTGTGTTGGTGTTGTGGGTGCAGTGGAATGAGCAAGAGCAAGCAgtcgggggcggggtggggggagggacaaccCTCAGACCTAAGAGAGaaggttctttaaaaatatacaggtAGAGTACAGGGCTTTAGTAATGGGGTCTTCAGCTTTTGAgcaggtggcatttgagctgagtcTAGAAGGGCAAGTAATGTACTTGTGGAGATAGGAGCTGGAAATAGGGGGATGGGTCTGGAAAGGTTGGCACCAAATTGAGCTCCTTAATTCTAAAAGTCTGAGTTTGGACTTCACCCTCCTAGGTAGCCAGGAATCGTGAAAGGCTTTTGATCATTTCCTGAGTGAGAGGCACTACAGTGAACTAGAGCCAGTGAGCTGAGCAAGCTCCCTTAGATTCTAGATCGTAAACTGCAGATTGTTATTTTGAAGTACtacttgtgtttttctctctttattgccATCAGATAAGTCTTCCAATAGAACAACTATGAGGGAAATCATGATGGTGGGGTAGATAGATGCTGCATTCTTTAGTTGGGTGGTCTGGGAGGCCTTGCTGAGGAGGTGACCTTTAAGCTGAGATCTGTGTGAAGATTTGGAAGCCACCTGGGCAgcaggaacagcaagtgcaaaaaTGGGCAGAGTGAAGATGAGTAGATTGGAACACTGAGAGCACATCTGATTATTGTGCCACTGATTGGAATACTGTGTCTCAATTGGATTACCTTTTCTGTTGTAGTACAAACGAGTATTGTTAAATGTACTTGAAACAGTTTTGATTTGGGAAGCTGCATTTCTTGAGCTGCCTGACTTGGTTATGGTTCTTACCAGGTTACTTAATGCTGAGTTGATGTTTGCAAGTCACTTACAAGGTACTCCTTTTTCCTTTAGCATGGCCTGTATGAGAAGAAAAAGACGTCAAGAAAACAGCGAAAGGAACGcaagaacagaatgaaaaaagtCAGGGGGACTGCAAAAGCCAATGTTGGTGCTGGCAAAAAGGTATCGTTCATCAAGGAGAATACAGAAATGTCAGTTGCAGGTCTTTAGTTTCTAGAAAGGAGGGATTTGTTTCCTTAAtaacctttttttaatgttttttcttttcccacttcttCTGGATTACAGAAGGTAACGTGTTTTGAGACGCTACATGATGTAGTATCTTAACACCTCACTAGAGTAGCTTTGCCCACCCTTGTCAGCTCACAGATCAGCACAACAGGGGCCACATCGGTTCAGTGATCCTAGTGGGCACCTTGCAAGCCCTGTCAGGAAAAGTTTCCATTTTACTGCTAATTGGTTTGGACTGTTAAAAGGGAAGATTAAACTTACTTGTTTAAAACGGATAACTGGTTAAGAAGCCGTTGAATCGATGTGGCCCATGATTTCCTGGCATGCTGGAGAGGCAGCTGAGCTCTCACGTGCTGTCCTCTCCAGTTACCTAGGACTTAAGTGATTTTAATGATGAGCAGCTTTTTACCAGCTTTGCTAGCTAACTGTAAATAATAGTTGAATGGAATTAAGGTATTGGGTtgttaaattaacaaataatCAAGTGttctgtgaacttttttttttttttgccttttccctctACTTTCTTGGATTTCTTGTTCATCAGAAATGAAGTGTCTAGCAGGTACTGAGATTGTGAGCGCGGTGTGGGGATGCATCACCTTCACAGAGTTTGCTTTGATGCTTTGCATGTTGGCTTTTGGACAACAAGAGTTTTATGTAGTATGATCTCTTATAATTTAAATGCTATGTTCTAAAATGGTGTATtatgaggaagggagagaaacttTTAATCGTGTTTATTTTGGAAACTCAAAAATGCATGTTATGTTGCAAAGTGACCTGGTGGAGGAAGGTGGGTACTCTACTAAGTAGGCATCTTTTAACTTGTACTTCGGAAATGCTGTGTCCCAGAGAGTTACGTACCCAGAAAATGGCTTTAGTTAACACAGGGCTTGGGAAGGGGCCTCTCATTTTGTCATCAACAGTCTTTCCCTTGGGGACCCCTGGGGACTGATCGATTTCTTTGGCAGCTCTGGTAATAAACTAGTCTAGGAAATCTGGCAAAGCCTCTGCCCAGGAAGTGTTCACTCAAAGCTGCCTTCTACCATTCTATTGCTTTTAttgatctctattttttttatctgatgtccatttttcttttaattgaaaaaattccAAGGTAATTGTATATTAACACTAAAGCCTTTGATAAATACGCTTTTTCCATAAGTTTTTGGTCAGAATGGTCCACTACCCCAcgttaaatacatttttccacATTTGAGCAGCCTAAATCAGCATGTAAAGCGGGCTTAGAGGGGTTGGGGGTAGTAGGGTTTTGAAACACTGGTAGTCACTGCCCCTGTGTGCCGCTTCTAACAATGACTCCATGACTCCCCGCCAGGCAGTAAATCTGGTATGCCTGCCCAGGCCTCTAATCACATTGTCTCTCCAGCCATGGAGTTCTAGTAATGGATGAACTGCCAGAGGAACTGCTTGCTGCTTAGAACTGGTCCCTGTTTGTGAGGCTTATATCTATCAACGGAAGTTGCAGAGGTTGCAGAAAGATTCAGTCAGTGGACTGATCTAGAACCAAAGGACATTTAACCCATTCTTGTCTTCATGCAGCCTTTGAGCTCCGTGTGTTAGTCCTCGTTAGTGTTTGCCGGTGATGTGTGGAGGGGGGCTTCCTGTGGGGACCTGAGCCATCACTATTCCTGCTTCAGGTTGCACTGGTGCATTTCACTAGCATAGCTCTGGAAAACTGGCTGGGAAAGGAATGCGTAAATGAGGACATGTATTCTTTGGCTCAAAATAGCCGGGCTTACTAATGTTACTTTTAATTGTTCTTGTTTGGATGTTGGAATTGGTAGTTGCTCTTACCTTTTGGGTACAATAGAGTTGTTTTAAATTAAGGAGTAAAGAGTCTCTTGTTTGAAGAGCATTTGAAGCATTTTCATTTCAGCCCagttctgcctttttaaaaactaatttgcACTACTTTTTGGTGGCTGTGAAtagtagcttttaaaatattgagctGAGACAGGTCTTAAAAGACTGGCTTGATCATTTAGAATGCTCTCTCTTTGAGGTTAGACTAGTGTGGGATGATTCTTGGGTCTTTTGATGGTGCTTGTGTGCCCAGCGTGATGTTGCTGAGCAGAGCAGGAGGGCTGAGGGTCAGGTATGTGTATTTCATGTATACATAGGCAGTGGCAGCCTGGATTGGCACTGCTGTTGGCATGATGATCTCTTCATTGTGAAATCATCATGCCACTTTGTTTACATAAGAACCGTAGTAATCACATGAGGTGTTCTCAAAATTGGGAAGAATAAAAACGAAGTGTGTCTTAAGGAGCGCTCtgtatacaattaaaaatatttttaaggtatcTGATTGCATGCATATAAATGCAGATTATTTTGGAGTTTGAAAAGGGACTAttaatgaaatgtttcttttccttcttccctcctttctcccttccccgcCACTGATTCAGTGAGCTGGAGATTGGACAACAGGTATAATTCAAGCTTTTCATGTGGATCGTTAGGCTTTACTGATAACAGTAATTTGAAGACTAGAGCATgtgaaattgttttgttttgtatgtgtgtgtgtgttttttttttttttcttttgcatgtgaaatAGTTTTAGAAGTTGATTTACGAATGCTTTCAAGAATCATAGCTTTTTAAATACTGGTAGTgacatggttttgtttttaaaactaatatttctttgtttcatttctaatgtgaatgcaggttttattttttgatactcTCGTGGTATGATCACAAACTAAACATTTTAGGTCACTAATACTTGTTTTGCATgaatgtcattaattttggagTTTGCTGAAGATtttgaactttaatttttaagaattttaaaggcGGTTAACTaactaaatttttccttttctttgtttcacaGAAGGAGTAAAGGTGCTGCGGTTGCTTTATCTGTGGTGGTTGTGCAGATTCTTCAAGAGAGAATGAATAAACTAAGAATGTTAATGTGTCTGGTTGTTTGAAATGTATTTGAAGTTTACTGGGAGTGTTATGAAATTACTGTGCTGTTAGAGCACATTTCAATTGCTGCCGAAGTTCATATGTTCCAGTATGCTTTTAGTGAAAACTTGGTATGATTGTCGTTCTTTTCAGTAGCACAAAATGTGGGTGTAGGGTATCAGCAGCATGAAAGCATATAGGGCCAGTCTGGTGTGCTCATTGTTAATACTTGCCATCAGTTTAGTTGGTCAGTATCTGAAAGACACACTTGAAATGTGAATTCCTTTTGGTCTTCTTAGAACCTGACATCGTTCTTATtactgtaaaattattttacagtAAATAAATGGCCTCAGTAGAAAATTACTAGTTccacattttcatcatttatcaTGACGTAAATAGGATCTGCCCAGATCATCTGTGCATTGTAGGTTTGTGCTTATGGGATAAGTGAATGGTGTATTATGAGTGGGGAATTTGAAAGAGgttaatataatgaatattaGAATGTAGTGTGTAGTTGCTTGGTAAATCTGTACATGCTTTTAGTGAAACATGGAGGGTTATGTAGTGTCACTTGTTGGATGCCAgttatgagtttggttttttcaGGCATCAGGGTTGAGGACTTCAGCTATGGGTTATTGGTCAATTGTTCGGCTttgagagttttttcttttttttttttttttaagattttatttgagagagaacagcacagggagcagcagaaggacggggagaagcagtctctccgtggagcagggagcccgatacagggctccatcccaggaccctgggatcatgacctgagccaaaggcagatgcttaaccgattgagccatccaggcgccctggctTTGAGAAGCAGTAGTTTTAGGGTTACTGTGAGGGTTGTGGTGCCTTTTGATGAGTGGGTAGAAAGTGTAGGAGTTGGAGAGCTTGGTATTTCGGATGGGGTGAAGAGGCATTAATGGCTTAAGAGTTTTGGATGCCATTTTTTCCTGAAGTTGGTGTAGTACTACTGGTTTGTACCTTACATGGGTCCATCTGGGAGTCAAGTTTATAAATACTATTAGGAACCAGGTAAGTGGATGAAAAGCACCAGAGAAACCTCAGGAAGTGGTAAAGGAGTGAAAGACTTGCTTGTTTGGGTAGATGGGGGATTAAGGAAGAAGCAAGAATTGTGATAGCAGAAGGCATCAAACCAAAGGGTGCTAGAAGGAATGGTTGCATGTTTTGGAGAAGGTGGTGAGAGGCCTTGACTGAAGAAGGACCTGCTGGCCGAGGCCTGCTGATGGTGGGTTGTAGCTAATCTCAGGCTGTACTTTTGGGTTTGTGGAACCCTTGGCCCTGTGGGTTCCCTTTCTAGGGCCAGGAGTGGAGGTGTGGGAGGGTTCAGGACTGCTAGTGTCAGTTTTCACCAAAATGGCTAACAGGTGATGTGGAGTGGGGGATTTTTCATCTAGCAGTGCAAGGCCATTCGTGCCTGGTGGCAAATGTTGCAGAAGGAAATGGGGTTCCTGTGGCAGCGAGGGTAAGGAAGCAGAGGACTGGTGAGCAGTGTGCTGCAGGGGTGAGGAGCTGAAGAGAAGGGAGAGCTGGGAGAAGTGAcacctgggctggcctgggatAGGGCACCAGAATAAttggagctggggggaggagttGGAAAGTTTAGGAGCAGAGCTAATGGAAGCAAAATTAAGGGTAGGAGGTAGGTTTGAGAGTGGGGTACTAAGGGACTCATGATAGAGGGCACAGCTCTGGTGAGCCTGAGTGGAGGTGAAGGTTGATAGCAGTCACAAGATGAAGAAGCTTTTCTGTTGGGATGTGCTCAGGGAGGGCAGAGTTGGCAGTCATTCAGCCAGTGTAGCCCCTTTGGGGATGGGAGTTACGATTAATTCTGGTTGAGCTTGGTTTTCCAGGGGAGCTGCCTAGGCTGGGCTATTAATAGAAGTTACTAACCGGTAGTCTTGTCTGCAAACTCTGCTGCACAGGCACATTTTGAAAACTGTACAGATTATACAATAAAAGATCCAGATTTCCAGCCTCTTGAAATACCAGGCACCAACAGCACCTCACCTTCCTGCATGATGGTAGTCGGCAAGGTTAGGTGCTTGGGCGCCTGCCTCGGGATAGGTGTTGTGCA
The DNA window shown above is from Ailuropoda melanoleuca isolate Jingjing chromosome 6, ASM200744v2, whole genome shotgun sequence and carries:
- the RPS24 gene encoding 40S ribosomal protein S24 isoform X3, with protein sequence MNDTVTIRTRKFMTNRLLQRKQMVIDVLHPGKATVPKTEIREKLAKMYKTTPDVIFVFGFRTHFGGGKTTGFGMIYDSLDYAKKNEPKHRLARHGLYEKKKTSRKQRKERKNRMKKVRGTAKANVGAGKKK
- the RPS24 gene encoding 40S ribosomal protein S24 isoform X2, whose translation is MNDTVTIRTRKFMTNRLLQRKQMVIDVLHPGKATVPKTEIREKLAKMYKTTPDVIFVFGFRTHFGGGKTTGFGMIYDSLDYAKKNEPKHRLARHGLYEKKKTSRKQRKERKNRMKKVRGTAKANVGAGKKK
- the RPS24 gene encoding 40S ribosomal protein S24 isoform X1; translated protein: MNDTVTIRTRKFMTNRLLQRKQMVIDVLHPGKATVPKTEIREKLAKMYKTTPDVIFVFGFRTHFGGGKTTGFGMIYDSLDYAKKNEPKHRLARHGLYEKKKTSRKQRKERKNRMKKVRGTAKANVGAGKKKE
- the RPS24 gene encoding 40S ribosomal protein S24 isoform X4 translates to MNDTVTIRTRKFMTNRLLQRKQMVIDVLHPGKATVPKTEIREKLAKMYKTTPDVIFVFGFRTHFGGGKTTGFGMIYDSLDYAKKNEPKHRLARHGLYEKKKTSRKQRKERKNRMKKVRGTAKANVGAGKK